In a single window of the Rhodamnia argentea isolate NSW1041297 chromosome 2, ASM2092103v1, whole genome shotgun sequence genome:
- the LOC115749911 gene encoding probable galacturonosyltransferase 12, translating to MQLHISPSLRHVTVLPGKGVREFINVKVGSRRVSYRMLFYMLLLFTFLLRVIFVMTAVDGIDGEKKCSTIGCLGKKLGPKILHRRLEPAVPEVIYQILDTPVSEDELRGKSKIPQTLEDFVAEMKESRSDAKAFALRLREMVSLLEQRTRTAKIQEYLYRHVASSSIPKQLYCLTLKLANEHSTNAAARLQLPSAEFVPALVDNSYFHFVLASDNVLAASVVAASLVHNSLHPERVVLHIITDKKTYSPMQAWFSLHHLSPAIIEVKALHHFDWFAKGKVPVLEAMEKDQRVRSQFRGGSSAITASNSEKPYVVAAKLQALSPKYNSMMNHIRIHLPELFPSLNKVVFLDDDIVIQTDLSPLWDIDMNGKVNGAVQTCKGEDKFVMSKRLKSYLNFSHPLIRKHFDPNECAWAYGMNIFDLEAWRKSNISLTYYHWLEENLKSDLSLWQLGTLPPGLIAFHGHVRIIDPFWHMLGLGYQENTSFAEAENAGVIHFNGRAKPWLDIAFPKLRPLWAKYVDFSEKLIKGCHIRAS from the exons atgcAGCTTCATATCTCGCCGAGTTTGCGACACGTGACCGTGCTTCCGGGCAAAGGAGTGCGAGAGTTCATCAATGTCAAGGTCGGGTCGAGGCGGGTCTCATACCGCATGCTGTTTTATATGCTGTTGCTCTTCACATTTCTTCTGCGAGTCATCTTTGTAATGACGGCGGTGGACGGCATCGACGGGGAAAAGAAGTGCTCCACTATAG GTTGCCTTGGGAAGAAACTAGGACCCAAAATTTTGCATCGAAGGCTCGAACCAGCA GTTCCAGAAGTAATATACCAGATCTTAGACACACCCGTTTCAGAAGATGAACTTAGAGGAAAATCCAAAATTCCCCAAACCTTGGAAGACTTTGTCGCTGAGATGAAGGAAAGCAGATCAGATGCCAAAGCCTTTGCTCTCCGGCTTCGAGAAATG GTCTCTCTACTTGAGCAAAGGACTCGAACAGCTAAAATCCAAGAATATCTATATCGGCATGTTGCATCTAGCAGCATACCAAAACAGCTTTACTGTCTGACCTTAAAACTTGCCAATGAACACTCCACGAATGCTGCCGCCAGATTGCAGCTTCCATCAGCTGAGTTTGTCCCAGCTCTCGTGGACAACTCTTATTTCCACTTTGTCCTAGCTTCAGACAATGTTTTAGCCGCTTCTGTGGTCGCAGCATCGCTTGTCCACAATTCACTCCATCCTGAAAGGGTAGTCCTCCACATAATAACAGATAAGAAGACTTATTCTCCAATGCAGGCGTGGTTTTCCTTGCACCATCTATCACCCGCCATAATCGAGGTCAAGGCACTCCACCACTTTGACTGGTTTGCCAAGGGAAAAGTGCCTGTGTTGGAAGCAATGGAGAAAGATCAGCGTGTTAGGTCACAGTTCAGAGGAGGGTCATCAGCCATTACAGCTAGTAACAGTGAGAAGCCTTATGTGGTTGCAGCAAAGCTTCAGGCACTGAGTCCTAAATACAATTCCATGATGAATCACATAAGAATACATCTACCTGAG CTGTTTCCAAGTCTAAATAAGGTAGTTTTCCTGGACGATGACATTGTTATTCAAACCGATCTTTCCCCCCTTTGGGATATCGATATGAATGGGAAGGTCAACGGAGCTGTTCAAACATGTAAAGGGGAGGATAAGTTCGTGATGTCAAAGCGATTAAAGAGCTACTTGAACTTCTCCCATCCTCTCATAAGGAAGCATTTTGATCCTAACGAATGTGCATGGGCTTATGGCATGAACATTTTTGATCTAGAGGCTTGGAGAAAGAGTAATATAAGTCTTACTTACTATCACTGGCTTGAAGAG AACTTGAAATCCGATCTAAGCTTGTGGCAGCTAGGAACATTACCTCCTGGGCTAATAGCATTCCACGGTCATGTTCGcataattgatcccttttggcACATGTTGGGGCTTGGATACCAGGAAAACACAAGTTTTGCAGAAGCAGAGAATGCGGGCGTCATCCATTTCAATGGCAGAGCAAAACCCTGGCTAGACATAGCCTTTCCGAAACTTCGGCCACTGTGGGCCAAGTACGTCGATTTTTCTGAAAAGTTAATCAAGGGCTGTCATATTAGAGCTTCTTAG
- the LOC115749912 gene encoding uncharacterized protein LOC115749912, protein MASTLFETHIRTNPSPPTRLSPQKISSSFLQLPAHERNSRITLCPRTLPRIPQTGKLSLQASLSSPNPPASREEAIKQARTCLSTTLEKPLNNPKLAGKLKKLKQPRFRVEIPLADDSPDSLSQLVSDVFQDLPVKRKGSPVKILFLWPDEQSSTKGFKSNIAIQVEHTDVSSVTEDDDVQIFNSADVVVVLAPGSSQLNAVKKSTEIVGPKPVVLFNPKWAFDEEDNFGELRSFVGSFEVIYSFTGLEVKGILSKRKGVIFKCVRDGVVSGERWAVLVEEEEAGSLKVVSRFKSRPSIGEVETVLYNLMAINSPITKSAKFLKELVSNVTGRK, encoded by the coding sequence ATGGCTTCCACTCTTTTCGAAACTCATATTCGCACAAATCCTAGTCCACCAACGAGGTTGTCGCCCCAGAAAATCTCTTCCTCGTTTCTCCAACTTCCCGCCCACGAACGTAATTCCCGGATCACTCTCTGCCCTCGAACGCTTCCTCGGATACCCCAAACCGGCAAGCTCTCTCTTCAAGCTTCGCTCTCTTCTCCGAACCCACCAGCCTCAAGAGAAGAAGCCATAAAGCAAGCCAGGACTTGCCTCTCCACCACCTTAGAGAAGCCCCTCAACAATCCCAAACTCGCCGGCAAACTCAAGAAACTGAAGCAACCCAGGTTCAGAGTCGAGATCCCCCTGGCGGACGACTCGCCCGACTCGCTGTCCCAGCTCGTTTCGGACGTGTTCCAAGACTTGCCCGTGAAGAGAAAAGGCTCTCCTGTCAAGATTCTGTTTTTATGGCCTGACGAGCAATCTTCTACCAAAGGCTTTAAATCGAATATAGCAATTCAGGTGGAGCATACAGACGTGTCATCGGTCACAGAGGATGATGATGTCCAGATCTTCAATTCTGCTGATGTGGTGGTCGTTTTAGCTCCAGGGTCTTCGCAGTTGAATGCGGTGAAAAAATCGACTGAGATAGTGGGCCCGAAGCCGGTTGTACTGTTTAATCCCAAATGGGCATTTGATGAAGAGGACAACTTTGGTGAGCTCAGGAGTTTTGTGGGATCGTTTGAGGTAATTTATTCCTTCACGGGCTTGGAAGTTAAGGGGATTTTGAGTAAGAGGAAAGGAGTGATCTTTAAGTGCGTTAGAGATGGGGTGGTCAGTGGGGAGAGATGGGCTGTTCTtgtcgaagaagaagaggcaggGAGTTTGAAGGTGGTTTCGAGGTTcaaatctcggccatccattggTGAAGTCGAAACCGTGCTGTATAATTTGATGGCCATCAATTCGCCTATTACCAAGTCTGCAAAGTTCTTGAAGGAGCTTGTGTCCAATGTAACTGGGAGAAAGTAG
- the LOC115749916 gene encoding photosynthetic NDH subunit of lumenal location 3, chloroplastic: protein MERLANLNSLSKTLPSPVPTLPIRQATRKRSTVNEHLGLTSDNLQEQRLALQASRRTALGFASVALIGSFGNRFALAEDNGYWLTGPIPVPPIYNKIANEKTGTRSFVRNGIYIADIKVKGSMYRLRKYAFDLLALGDLIGKDALNYVRKYLRLKGTFMYYDFDKVISAASASDKQPLTDLANRLFDKFEKLEDAVKKEDLPETQSCYQDTSIILQEVMDRMA, encoded by the exons ATGGAGCGTCTCGCAAACTTAAACAGCCTCTCGAAGACCCTGCCTTCGCCGGTTCCAACCCTTCCAATCCGTCAAGCCACTCGGAAGAGATCGACGGTGAACGAACATCTGGGCCTTACTTCAGACAACCTTCAAGAACAACGTTTGGCACTGCAAGCTTCTCGTAGAACAGCTCTCGGCTTCGCTTCGGTAGCCCTTATTGGGAGCTTCGGCAATCGATTTGCTCTCGCCGAGGATAATGGCTATTGGCTCACCGGCCCAATCCCCGTGCCTCCCATCTACAATA AGATTGCGAACGAGAAGACTGGGACAAGGTCTTTCGTGAGGAACGGGATTTACATTGCGGACATAAAAGTGAAAGGAAGCATGTACAGGCTGAGGAAGTATGCGTTTGATTTGCTAGCTTTGGGAGACTTGATTGGGAAAGATGCTTTGAATTATGTCAGGAAGTATTTGAGGCTCAAGGGGACTTTTATGTACTATGACTTTGATAAAGTGATCTCTGCTGCTTCCGCTTCTGATAAGCAGCCCCTCACTGATTTGGCCAACAGATTGTTCGACAAATTTGAGAAG CTTGAAGATGCTGTGAAGAAGGAGGACTTGCCAGAGACGCAGTCTTGTTACCAAGACACTAGTATCATTCTTCAGGAGGTTATGGATAGAATGGCCTAA
- the LOC115749917 gene encoding 21.7 kDa class VI heat shock protein isoform X2, whose translation MSTCRQLDIKTDDHAPKKWSVSLNEEVFKQFFSQGGSVVHKVFGEGLLFSPFLFGKFFDPSDAFPLWDFNSDVFLSKFRSCGQSTVDWFQTDIDYVLKSEIPALGENSVQIHTDNGKVVEISGQWKPQRESNTKDWRCGHWWEHGYVRRLELPEDADWRKLEAKLSSDKYLEIRIPKANLHSATGQGKNGTADVSEPL comes from the exons ATGAGCACTTGCAGACAGCTCGATATTAAAACCGACGATCATGCTCCCAAGAAGTGGTCGGTATCGCTGAACGAGGAGGTATTCAAGCAGTTCTTCAGCCAGGGTGGTTCAGTGGTCCACAAGGTTTTCGGCGAGGGGTTGCTGTTTAGCCCCTTTCTGTTCGGGAAGTTCTTCGATCCATCTGATGCTTTCCCTCTGTGGGATTTCAATTCAGATGTGTTCTTGTCCAAGTTTCGCAGTTGCGGCCAGAGCACTGTCGACTGGTTTCAGACTGATATTGATTACGTGTTGAAATCAGAAATTCCAG CTTTAGGGGAAAACAGTGTTCAAATTCATACCGACAACGGAAAGGTGGTGGAAATTAGTGGGCAGTGGAAGCCACAGAGAGAGTCCAATACCAAGGATTGGAGATGTGGGCACTGGTGGGAACATGGATATGTGAGGAGGCTCGAGCTGCCAGAAGATGCAGATTGGAGAAAACTAGAGGCAAAGTTGAGTAGTGACAAGTATCTAGAAATCAGAATCCCGAAAGCCAATTTGCATTCTGCCACCGGGCAGGGAAAGAACGGAACAGCGGATGTATCTGAACCGCTGTAA
- the LOC115749917 gene encoding 21.7 kDa class VI heat shock protein isoform X1 produces the protein MSTCRQLDIKTDDHAPKKWSVSLNEEVFKQFFSQGGSVVHKVFGEGLLFSPFLFGKFFDPSDAFPLWDFNSDVFLSKFRSCGQSTVDWFQTDIDYVLKSEIPAALGENSVQIHTDNGKVVEISGQWKPQRESNTKDWRCGHWWEHGYVRRLELPEDADWRKLEAKLSSDKYLEIRIPKANLHSATGQGKNGTADVSEPL, from the exons ATGAGCACTTGCAGACAGCTCGATATTAAAACCGACGATCATGCTCCCAAGAAGTGGTCGGTATCGCTGAACGAGGAGGTATTCAAGCAGTTCTTCAGCCAGGGTGGTTCAGTGGTCCACAAGGTTTTCGGCGAGGGGTTGCTGTTTAGCCCCTTTCTGTTCGGGAAGTTCTTCGATCCATCTGATGCTTTCCCTCTGTGGGATTTCAATTCAGATGTGTTCTTGTCCAAGTTTCGCAGTTGCGGCCAGAGCACTGTCGACTGGTTTCAGACTGATATTGATTACGTGTTGAAATCAGAAATTCCAG CAGCTTTAGGGGAAAACAGTGTTCAAATTCATACCGACAACGGAAAGGTGGTGGAAATTAGTGGGCAGTGGAAGCCACAGAGAGAGTCCAATACCAAGGATTGGAGATGTGGGCACTGGTGGGAACATGGATATGTGAGGAGGCTCGAGCTGCCAGAAGATGCAGATTGGAGAAAACTAGAGGCAAAGTTGAGTAGTGACAAGTATCTAGAAATCAGAATCCCGAAAGCCAATTTGCATTCTGCCACCGGGCAGGGAAAGAACGGAACAGCGGATGTATCTGAACCGCTGTAA
- the LOC115749971 gene encoding formin-like protein 5, translated as MSKGIIQGKMGPRKIGVFIVLVAVLCSSVVYCSKERERMGEEVPQREGLDPLSGEIDEDLVEQLLINCRTDLIQMKDVVKALDGCIPQEASSNNNDFVLECKSFAKEKIQQYLDIHPRAKHRLVECLRKHSFLFPVSGEDVGSKNWYTKYIGSLSSELGSSRRYLASKSLQSITSAPAASPESGSPASSPAPSPSTPEPSASPSPPFFPRSSDASTSPSPANDNSSASKDSGSSAPSNKRNNKKTVVLAVVVTASVTLVLVALLFLCYQRVCRAGSRVGRNDERPLLSLSLSDYSIGSYSPYAFGSSIKEDKPGQQTYHNEKPSSLSSNYNVESSVRNSFTGKTSSVELNVNAANLSPNSLPLPPLKPPPGRAGSTVGFLKPPPGRADPLPPEPPAPPKPPGMTGLPPSSALPPPPPLPPPAPPTVRPSAVGAGPKPPGPPPPPPGLPRAKPGPPPPPPPKGGTAPPRPPQPPGGLKIPRPSLPGANTSDAGGSEHEDAPKAKLKPFFWDKVMANPEQSMVWHQIKSGSFQFNEEMIESLFGYAPAEKNKNELKKESSSQDPSNQYKQIIDPKKAQNLSILLRALNVTIEEVCDALHEGNELPVEFLQSLLKMAPTTDEELKLRLYSGELSQLGPADRFLKALVDIPFAFKRMEALLFMSTLQEEVSIAKESFATLEVACKELRNSRLFLKLLEAVLKTGNRMNTGTFRGGAQAFKLDTLLKLSDVKGTDGKTTLLHFVVQEIIRSEGVRAARAASESQSFSSVKSDDLLEDVSHDSEEYYRGLGLQVVSGLSGELESVKKAACIDADSLTGGVAKLGHSLMKTRNFLNSEEKESGFNQTLKSFVQNAEIDVTWLLEEEKRIMALVKSAGDYFHGNAGKDEGLRLFVIVRDFLIMLDKTCKEVRDAPKRPAKTQRKEGPTVRSLSDSRQPASPDLRQRLFPAIAERRVDSSSSDDEI; from the exons ATGTCGAAAGGAATAATTCAAGGGAAAATGGGTCCGAGGAAAATTGGAGTCTTCATCGTCTTGGTGGCTGTGCTTTGCTCTTCTGTGGTCTATTGCTcgaaagaaagggaaaggatGGGAGAAGAAGTGCCTCAAAGAGAAGGGTTAGATCCACTGTCTGGAGAAATAGATGAAGACTTG GTGGAGCAATTATTGATCAATTGTAGGACTGACTTGATTCAGATGAAGGACGTCGTCAAAGCACTTGATGGATGTATACCACAGGAAGCATCCAGCAATAATAACGATTTCGTTTTAGAATGTAAatcatttgcaaaagaaaagatacAGCAATATTTGGATATCCATCCCCGTGCAAAGCACAGGCTAGTAGAATGTTTAAGAAAGCATAGCTTTCTGTTCCCAGTTTCTGGAGAAGATGTTGGCTCCAAGAACTGGTACACCAAGTATATTGGTTCCTTGAGTTCTGAGCTTGGCTCTTCTAGAAGGTATTTGGCTAGCAAGTCTCTCCAGAGCATCACTTCAGCACCTGCCGCGTCACCTGAATCAGGATCTCCTGCCTCCAGTCCAGCACCGTCCCCTAGTACTCCTGAGCCTAGTGCATCGCCAAGTCCACCATTTTTTCCTCGCAGCTCTGATGCTTCAACCTCACCATCTCCAGCCAATGATAATTCATCAGCAAGTAAAGATTCTGGCTCAAGTGCGCCATCAAATAAGcggaataataaaaaaacagttGTTCTTGCTGTTGTCGTCACAGCATCAGTCACACTTGTTCTTGTAGcacttttatttttatgctATCAACGAGTATGCAGAGCTGGCTCTCGCGTGGGCCGAAATGACGAAAGGCCCCTCCTCAGCCTAAGCTTAAGTGACTACTCCATTG GTTCTTATAGTCCTTACGCTTTTGGAAGTTCAATTAAGGAAGATAAGCCTGGTCAACAGACATACCATAACGAGAAGCCATCATCTTTAAGCAGCAACTACAACGTTGAATCCAGTGTGCGCAATAGCTTCACAGGCAAGACCTCTTCAGTAGAACTCAATGTCAATGCTGCAAATCTAAGTCCGAACTCCTTGCCACTGCCTCCATTGAAGCCGCCTCCTGGAAGGGCAGGTTCTACTGTTGGTTTTCTAAAGCCTCCTCCAGGCAGGGCAGATCCTCTTCCTCCAGAACCACCTGCTCCTCCTAAGCCTCCTGGAATGACAGGCCTTCCTCCTTCATCTGCtctgccaccgccaccgccactgcCACCTCCAGCTCCTCCCACTGTAAGACCTTCAGCTGTGGGTGCAGGTCCTAAACCTCCTGGaccacctcctccacctcctgGACTTCCAAGAGCCAAACCTGGtccaccacccccaccacctCCAAAGGGTGGTACAGCTCCACCACGGCCTCCTCAACCTCCTGGAGGTTTGAAAATACCTCGACCATCTCTTCCTGGTGCAAATACATCTGATGCGGGTGGATCAGAGCACGAAGATGCCCCAAAAGCCAAGTTGAAGCCATTTTTCTGGGATAAGGTCATGGCAAACCCTGAACAATCAATGGTTTGGCATCAGATTAAGTCGGGGTCATTTCA GTTTAATGAGGAGATGATTGAATCTTTGTTTGGATATGCCCCAGccgagaaaaacaaaaatgaactCAAGAAAGAGTCTTCTTCACAAGATCCTTCAAATCAGTATAAACAGATCATTGATCCTAAAAAAGCACAGAACTTATCCATTCTCTTGCGGGCGTTAAATGTAACGATTGAAGAAGTCTGTGATGCCCTCCATGAAG GCAATGAGCTTCCAGTCGAGTTCCTTCAGAGTTTGTTGAAGATGGCTCCTACAACGGATGAAGAACTGAAGCTCAGATTATACAGTGGTGAACTCTCTCAACTTGGTCCTGCTGATCGGTTCCTGAAAGCTCTTGTTGACATTCCATTTGCTTTTAAACGTATGGAGGCGTTGCTTTTCATGAGTACTCTACAAGAGGAAGTTTCCATAGCTAAGGAGTCCTTTGCAACCTTAGAG GTTGCATGCAAGGAACTCCGGAACAGCCGATTATTTCTCAAGCTGCTTGAAGCTGTCCTGAAGACTGGCAATCGCATGAACACTGGAACATTTCGAGGTGGCGCGCAAGCATTTAAGCTGGACACACTTTTGAAATTATCAGACGTGAAAGGAACCGATGGCAAGACGACGCTGCTGCATTTTGTGGTTCAGGAGATCATAAGATCAGAAGGTGTAAGAGCTGCTCGTGCAGCTAGTGAAAGCCAAAGCTTCTCCAGTGTGAAATCAGATGATCTCCTTGAGGATGTCTCCCATGATTCAGAAGAGTATTACCGAGGCCTTGGTCTTCAGGTAGTTTCAGGCTTGAGTGGTGAACTTGAAAGCGTCAAAAAAGCAGCATGTATTGATGCAGACAGCTTGACAGGAGGCGTTGCCAAATTAGGGCATTCACTAATGAAGACCCGCAATTTCTTGAATtcagaagagaaagaaagtggATTTAACCAAACACTGAAAAGTTTCGTGCAGAATGCTGAAATTGATGTGACATGGTTGCtagaggaagagaagaggatAATGGCTCTGGTGAAAAGCGCAGGCGACTACTTTCACGGAAATGCCGGGAAGGATGagggtttaagactttttgttATAGTTAGGGATTTTCTGATCATGTTAGACAAGACTTGCAAGGAGGTGAGAGATGCGCCAAAGAGGCCAGCGAAAACACAGAGGAAAGAGGGTCCCACAGTGCGCTCTTTGTCAGATTCTCGTCAACCAGCTTCTCCTGATCTGCGCCAGCGACTTTTCCCTGCGATTGCTGAACGACGAGTAGATAGTTCTAGCTCCGATGATGAAATTTGA
- the LOC115750012 gene encoding probable histone H2A.1 has translation MAGRGKTLGSGAAKKAQSRSSKAGLQFPVGRIARFLKAGKYAERVGAGAPVYLAAVLEYLAAEVLELAGNAARDNKKTRIVPRHIQLAVRNDEELSKLLGDVTIANGGVMPNIHNLLLPKKTGTSKSAAADDE, from the exons ATGGCCGGTAGAGGCAAAACCCTAGGTTCGGGAGCGGCGAAGAAAGCTCAGTCTCGCAGCAGCAAGGCCGGGCTGCAGTTCCCGGTGGGTCGTATTGCTCGGTTCCTCAAGGCCGGCAAGTATGCTGAGCGCGTCGGCGCCGGAGCTCCGGTCTACCTCGCCGCCGTCCTCGAGTACCTCGCGGCTGAG GTTCTGGAATTAGCTGGGAATGCGGCGAGGGACAACAAGAAGACTAGAATCGTGCCGCGCCACATTCAACTCGCGGTGAGGAACGACGAGGAGCTGAGCAAGCTTCTTGGGGACGTGACGATCGCCAACGGAGGCGTCATGCCCAACATCCACAACCTTCTCTTGCCGAAGAAGACCGGGACCTCGAAGTCTGCCGCTGCTGATGATGAATGA
- the LOC115749940 gene encoding protein DESIGUAL 3-like, with translation MANVRAFVCLLVVAMDILAGVLAIEAEAAKNKVQKSSKSLACKELRSHAFELALAATVLLALAHVASNLLGGCICICSMDELEKSTSNTQLWFACLIASWIIAAVGFPMLVFGMLENSKLQESCRFSHPHFLSIGGALCFVHGLLCVILYVSSVVSFERDEAGEVEARPR, from the exons ATGGCCAATGTGAGAGCATTTGTTTGCCTCTTGGTCGTCGCCATGGACATACTCGCTGGAGTTCTTGCTATTGAAGCAGAAGCTGCCAAGAACAAG GTGCAAAAGAGCAGTAAGAGTTTGGCGTGCAAAGAGCTGAGGAGCCACGCGTTCGAGCTTGCGCTGGCGGCGACGGTGCTTCTCGCTCTCGCCCACGTCGCCTCGAACTTGCTCGGAGGGTGCATCTGCATTTGCTCCATGGACGAGCTCGAGAAGTCCACCTCCAACACGCAGCTCTGGTTCGCTTGCCTCATCGCCTCCTG GATCATCGCCGCCGTTGGATTCCCGATGCTGGTCTTCGGCATGTTagagaactccaaattgcaAGAATCGTGCAGGTTCTCGCATCCCCATTTCCTGTCGATCGGCGGGGCTCTATGCTTTGTTCATGGCCTCTTGTGTGTAATTCTTTACGTCTCGTCGGTCGTCAGCTTCGAGAGAGACGAAGCCGGCGAAGTCGAAGCTCGCCCTCGATAG